In Saccharothrix syringae, the following are encoded in one genomic region:
- the nuoL gene encoding NADH-quinone oxidoreductase subunit L, giving the protein MTEPVAAGGIGSLAWLLLALPAFGALVLLLGGRRTDKWGHLLGCATVIAAFGYGVALFADVLAKGPEERTSELHLFDWVPVNALNVEFGLRLDPLSLTFVLLITGVGALIHIYSIGYMAHEAGRRKFFAYLNLFVAAMLLLVLGNGFVTLYFGWEGVGLASYLLIGWYQYKPEAASAAKKAFLMNRVGDLGLAIAIFILFKELGTTQYTEVFARVGELSSAEVLAVTLLLLLGACGKSGQFPLQAWLPDAMAGPTPVSALIHAATMVTAGVYLIARSNPIYNLSEDGRLVVMIIGALTLLIGCVIGCAYDDFKKVLAYSTVSQIGYMILAVGLGPIGYALGIMHLLTHGFFKAGLFLGAGSVMHGMNDEGNIRRMGGLAKKMPITFVTWTLGYLALIGFPFLSGYFSKDAIIGAAFGMEGWRGWVFGGVAALGAGITAFYMTRLFVLVFLGKPRYTGLRSEDGREYHPHESPLTMTIPMIVLAFGSVGAGWFFESDHNLAGWLAPSLGELQEAHGVLDHTVVNFLVLGLSLLGALLGFALFLRGDQPVERPQRVSFPVRAARNDLYGNALNEALFARPGTWLTRALVFVDNKGVDGLVNGSAALLGGSSGRLRRLQTGFVRSYALSMLLGAVFVLGALLMVRFS; this is encoded by the coding sequence GTGACGGAACCTGTTGCGGCCGGCGGGATCGGGAGTCTCGCCTGGCTGTTGCTCGCCCTGCCGGCGTTCGGCGCGCTGGTGCTGCTGCTCGGCGGCCGGCGCACCGACAAGTGGGGTCACCTGCTGGGCTGCGCCACCGTGATCGCCGCGTTCGGGTACGGGGTCGCGCTGTTCGCCGACGTGCTCGCCAAGGGCCCGGAGGAGCGCACCAGCGAGCTGCACCTGTTCGACTGGGTGCCGGTCAACGCGCTGAACGTGGAGTTCGGGCTGCGCCTGGACCCGCTGTCGTTGACGTTCGTGCTGCTCATCACCGGTGTGGGCGCGCTGATCCACATCTACTCGATCGGCTACATGGCGCACGAGGCCGGGCGGCGGAAGTTCTTCGCCTACCTGAACCTGTTCGTCGCCGCGATGCTGCTGCTGGTGCTGGGCAACGGCTTCGTGACCCTGTACTTCGGCTGGGAGGGCGTGGGCCTCGCCTCCTACCTGCTCATCGGCTGGTACCAGTACAAGCCGGAGGCGGCGTCGGCCGCGAAGAAGGCGTTCCTGATGAACCGGGTCGGCGACCTGGGCCTCGCGATCGCCATCTTCATCCTGTTCAAGGAGCTGGGCACCACCCAGTACACCGAGGTGTTCGCCCGCGTCGGCGAGCTGTCCTCGGCCGAGGTCCTGGCCGTCACGCTCCTGCTGCTGCTCGGCGCGTGCGGCAAGTCCGGCCAGTTCCCGCTCCAGGCGTGGTTGCCCGACGCGATGGCCGGCCCCACCCCGGTGTCCGCCCTGATCCACGCGGCCACCATGGTCACCGCGGGCGTGTACCTCATCGCCCGGTCCAACCCGATCTACAACCTGTCCGAGGACGGCCGCCTGGTCGTGATGATCATCGGCGCGCTGACGCTGCTGATCGGGTGCGTCATCGGCTGCGCCTACGACGACTTCAAGAAGGTGCTGGCCTACTCCACGGTCAGCCAGATCGGCTACATGATCCTGGCCGTGGGCCTGGGCCCGATCGGCTACGCGCTGGGCATCATGCACCTGCTCACGCACGGCTTCTTCAAGGCCGGGCTGTTCCTCGGCGCCGGTTCGGTCATGCACGGCATGAACGACGAGGGCAACATCCGCCGGATGGGCGGCCTGGCCAAGAAGATGCCGATCACCTTCGTCACCTGGACGCTCGGCTACCTGGCGCTGATCGGCTTCCCGTTCCTGTCCGGCTACTTCTCCAAGGACGCCATCATCGGCGCGGCGTTCGGCATGGAGGGGTGGCGCGGCTGGGTGTTCGGCGGCGTCGCGGCCCTGGGCGCGGGCATCACCGCGTTCTACATGACCCGCCTGTTCGTCCTGGTGTTCCTGGGCAAGCCGCGCTACACCGGGCTGCGCTCCGAGGACGGCCGCGAGTACCACCCGCACGAGTCGCCGCTGACCATGACGATCCCGATGATCGTGCTGGCCTTCGGCTCGGTCGGCGCGGGCTGGTTCTTCGAGTCGGACCACAACCTGGCCGGCTGGCTCGCCCCGTCGCTGGGCGAGCTCCAGGAGGCGCACGGCGTGCTCGACCACACCGTGGTCAACTTCCTGGTGCTGGGCCTGTCGCTGCTGGGCGCGCTGCTCGGGTTCGCCCTGTTCCTGCGCGGCGACCAGCCGGTGGAGCGCCCGCAGCGGGTGTCGTTCCCGGTCCGCGCCGCGCGCAACGACCTGTACGGCAACGCGCTCAACGAGGCGCTGTTCGCGCGGCCGGGCACCTGGCTCACCCGCGCGCTGGTGTTCGTCGACAACAAGGGCGTCGACGGCCTGGTCAACGGGTCGGCGGCGCTGCTGGGCGGTAGCTCGGGCCGGCTGCGCAGGCTCCAGACCGGGTTCGTCCGCTCGTACGCGCTCTCCATGCTCCTGGGTGCGGTCTTCGTCCTGGGCGCGCTGCTGATGGTGAGGTTCTCGTGA
- the nuoN gene encoding NADH-quinone oxidoreductase subunit NuoN produces MTTFLSQVERLQAPEIEYSAVWPLLVVLGAACAGVLVEAFLPKTARWGAQVALTLVTLVGAGVLLIGYASDAPEQGRTTFSGTISVDQPTIFLWATLLLLALGAVLLIADRSVEPGGAFMPEASPTGGIYRDRPGAPQGGPGAALMTREQASRFGMQTEVFPLTLFALGGMMTFVAANDLLTMFIALEVLSLPLYLMCGLARRRRLLSQEAAVKYFLLGAFASAFFLYGVALLYGYAGSVKLADIATATTATDRSDTLLYAGFGLLVVGLLFKASVGPFHAWTPDVYQGSPTPVTAFMAACTKVAAFGGILRVLYGAFERSSWEWEGVLWGVAIASMVIGAVLGLTQTDVKRMIAYSSVAHAGFLLVGAISLNDQGLSGTMFYLMAYGFTTIAAFGVVSLVRNADGEATHLSQWAGLAKRSPVVAGVFTFLLLALAGLPLTSGFVGKFVVFAAAVEADMVPLVVIALVASAVAAFFYLRVIVLMYFSEPAADGPAVSVPGAFTTMAITMGVLFTLVLGVWPPKVLEWAGTGAFIF; encoded by the coding sequence GTGACGACGTTCCTCTCGCAGGTGGAGCGGCTCCAAGCGCCGGAGATCGAGTACTCGGCGGTGTGGCCGTTGTTGGTCGTGCTCGGCGCGGCGTGCGCCGGCGTGCTCGTCGAGGCTTTCCTGCCCAAGACGGCGCGGTGGGGCGCGCAGGTCGCGCTCACCCTGGTCACCCTGGTCGGCGCGGGCGTGCTGCTGATCGGCTACGCCTCCGACGCGCCCGAGCAGGGCCGGACCACCTTCTCGGGCACCATCTCGGTCGACCAGCCGACGATCTTCCTGTGGGCCACGCTGCTGCTGCTCGCCCTGGGCGCGGTGCTGCTGATCGCGGACCGGTCCGTCGAGCCCGGCGGCGCGTTCATGCCGGAGGCGTCGCCCACCGGCGGCATCTACCGCGACCGGCCCGGCGCGCCCCAGGGCGGGCCGGGCGCGGCGCTGATGACGCGCGAGCAGGCGTCCCGGTTCGGCATGCAGACCGAGGTGTTCCCGCTGACGCTGTTCGCGCTCGGCGGCATGATGACCTTCGTCGCGGCCAACGACCTGCTCACCATGTTCATCGCGCTGGAAGTGCTGTCGCTGCCGCTGTACCTGATGTGCGGCCTGGCGCGCCGCCGCCGCCTGCTGTCGCAGGAGGCTGCGGTGAAGTACTTCCTGCTGGGCGCGTTCGCGTCGGCGTTCTTCCTCTACGGCGTGGCCCTGCTCTACGGCTACGCGGGCTCGGTGAAGCTGGCCGACATCGCCACCGCCACCACGGCCACCGACCGGTCCGACACGCTGCTGTACGCGGGCTTCGGCCTGCTGGTGGTGGGCCTGCTGTTCAAGGCATCGGTCGGCCCGTTCCACGCCTGGACCCCGGACGTCTACCAGGGCTCGCCGACGCCGGTGACGGCGTTCATGGCGGCGTGCACGAAGGTCGCCGCGTTCGGCGGCATCCTGCGCGTGCTCTACGGCGCGTTCGAGCGGTCCAGCTGGGAGTGGGAGGGCGTGCTCTGGGGCGTGGCCATCGCGTCGATGGTGATCGGCGCGGTGCTGGGCCTGACCCAGACCGACGTCAAGCGCATGATCGCCTACTCGTCGGTGGCGCACGCGGGCTTCCTGCTCGTCGGCGCGATCTCGCTGAACGACCAGGGGCTGTCGGGCACGATGTTCTACCTGATGGCCTACGGCTTCACCACGATCGCCGCGTTCGGCGTGGTCAGCCTGGTGCGCAACGCCGACGGCGAGGCCACCCACCTGTCGCAGTGGGCGGGCCTGGCCAAGCGGTCGCCGGTGGTGGCGGGCGTGTTCACCTTCCTGCTGCTCGCGCTCGCCGGCCTGCCGCTGACCAGCGGTTTCGTCGGCAAGTTCGTGGTGTTCGCGGCCGCGGTCGAGGCGGACATGGTGCCGCTGGTGGTGATCGCGCTGGTGGCCAGCGCGGTGGCCGCGTTCTTCTACCTGCGGGTGATCGTGCTGATGTACTTCAGCGAGCCCGCCGCCGACGGCCCGGCGGTGAGCGTGCCGGGTGCCTTCACCACGATGGCGATCACGATGGGCGTGCTGTTCACCCTCGTGCTCGGCGTCTGGCCGCCGAAGGTGCTCGAATGGGCGGGTACCGGCGCGTTCATCTTCTAG
- the nuoI gene encoding NADH-quinone oxidoreductase subunit NuoI, which yields MGVFDPVKGFGVTFGTMFKKVVTEEYPEVKKVTAPRFHGRHQLNRHPDGLEKCVGCELCAWACPADAIFVEGGDNTADERYSPGERYGKDYQINYLRCIGCGLCIEACPTRSLTMTNEYELADDDRQKLIYTKEDLLAPLLPGMEQPPHPMRLGENEQDYYVNGPELARKAGVPEGATVETGPEEARK from the coding sequence ATGGGCGTCTTTGATCCCGTGAAGGGCTTCGGCGTCACCTTCGGCACGATGTTCAAGAAGGTCGTCACCGAGGAGTACCCCGAGGTCAAGAAGGTCACCGCGCCGCGGTTCCACGGCCGCCACCAGCTCAACCGGCACCCGGACGGGCTGGAGAAGTGCGTGGGCTGCGAGCTGTGCGCGTGGGCCTGCCCGGCGGACGCGATCTTCGTCGAGGGCGGCGACAACACCGCCGACGAGCGCTACTCGCCCGGTGAGCGCTACGGCAAGGACTACCAGATCAACTACCTGCGGTGCATCGGCTGCGGCCTGTGCATCGAGGCGTGCCCGACCCGCTCGCTCACCATGACCAACGAGTACGAGCTGGCCGACGACGACCGCCAGAAGCTGATCTACACCAAGGAGGACCTGCTCGCGCCCCTGCTGCCCGGCATGGAGCAGCCGCCCCACCCGATGCGGCTGGGCGAGAACGAGCAGGACTACTACGTCAACGGGCCGGAGCTGGCGCGGAAGGCCGGCGTGCCCGAGGGCGCCACGGTCGAGACCGGACCCGAGGAGGCGCGGAAGTGA
- the nuoK gene encoding NADH-quinone oxidoreductase subunit NuoK: MTPTYYLLLSALLFSIGAVGVLVRRNAIVVFMCVELMLNAVNLSLVTFARVNGGLDGQVMAFFVMVVAAAEVVVGLAIIMAIFKTRRSASVDDSNLLKY, translated from the coding sequence GTGACCCCCACCTACTACCTGCTGCTGTCCGCGCTGCTGTTCAGCATCGGCGCGGTCGGCGTCCTGGTGCGGCGCAACGCCATCGTGGTGTTCATGTGCGTGGAGCTGATGCTCAACGCGGTGAACCTCAGCCTGGTCACCTTCGCCCGCGTCAACGGCGGGCTGGACGGCCAGGTGATGGCGTTCTTCGTGATGGTCGTGGCCGCCGCCGAGGTCGTGGTGGGCCTGGCGATCATCATGGCGATCTTCAAGACGCGTCGCTCGGCCTCGGTCGACGATTCCAACCTGCTGAAGTACTAA
- the nuoH gene encoding NADH-quinone oxidoreductase subunit NuoH, producing the protein MSTAELIADDPLWLIVVKVVGIFAFLVLMTLFMINWERKVVARMQQRPGPNRVGPGGWLQSLADGLKLAFKEDIRPVLADKWVYFLAPVISCIPAFVAFSVIPLGGEVSIFGERTALQLVDLPVGVLVVLACSSLGVYGIVLSGWASGSPYPLLGALRSAAQVISYEIAMGLSIVAVVMHSHSLSTSDIVNAQSQPILGGALPGWFGIVLPVSFVIYVISMVGETNRAPFDLPEAESELVGGFHTEYSSLKFALFFLAEYVNMVTVSALATTLFLGGWKFPFVGDDHVLNSGWFGLLWFVVKTLLFLFLFIWLRGTLPRLRYDQFMRLGWKFLVPVALVWFVAVAFMRFLRQEWETQGGLDATTGLIVIGAFLAIVLLVAFLLPDKREPHDPNAVPVTGGGFPVPPLDLQVPKAPPRRKVQVADLPREHAAVAAAAPDAAPQQSAPAGKEAGDGRL; encoded by the coding sequence ATGAGCACCGCAGAACTGATCGCCGACGACCCGCTCTGGCTGATCGTCGTCAAGGTCGTGGGCATCTTCGCGTTCCTCGTCCTGATGACCCTGTTCATGATCAACTGGGAGCGCAAGGTCGTCGCCCGGATGCAGCAGCGCCCCGGCCCGAACCGGGTCGGCCCCGGCGGCTGGCTGCAGTCGCTGGCCGACGGCCTGAAGCTGGCGTTCAAGGAGGACATCCGCCCGGTCCTGGCCGACAAGTGGGTGTACTTCCTGGCGCCGGTGATCTCCTGCATCCCCGCGTTCGTCGCGTTCTCGGTCATCCCGCTCGGCGGCGAGGTCTCGATCTTCGGCGAGCGCACCGCGCTCCAGCTGGTCGACCTGCCGGTCGGCGTGCTGGTGGTGCTGGCCTGCTCCTCGCTCGGCGTGTACGGCATCGTGCTGTCGGGCTGGGCGTCCGGCTCGCCCTACCCGCTGCTGGGCGCGCTGCGCTCGGCCGCGCAGGTCATCTCCTACGAGATCGCGATGGGCCTGTCGATCGTCGCGGTCGTCATGCACTCGCACTCGCTGTCAACCTCGGACATCGTCAACGCCCAGAGCCAGCCGATCCTCGGCGGCGCGCTGCCCGGCTGGTTCGGCATCGTGCTGCCGGTCAGCTTCGTCATCTACGTGATCAGCATGGTCGGCGAGACCAACCGGGCGCCGTTCGACCTCCCCGAGGCCGAGTCGGAGCTGGTCGGCGGCTTCCACACCGAGTACAGCTCGCTGAAGTTCGCGCTGTTCTTCCTCGCCGAGTACGTCAACATGGTGACCGTCTCGGCGCTGGCCACCACGCTGTTCCTGGGCGGCTGGAAGTTCCCGTTCGTCGGCGACGACCACGTGCTCAACAGCGGCTGGTTCGGCCTGCTGTGGTTCGTGGTCAAGACGCTGCTGTTCCTGTTCCTGTTCATCTGGCTGCGCGGCACGCTGCCCCGCCTGCGCTACGACCAGTTCATGCGGCTGGGCTGGAAGTTCCTGGTCCCGGTCGCGCTGGTGTGGTTCGTCGCGGTGGCGTTCATGCGCTTCCTGCGCCAGGAGTGGGAGACCCAGGGCGGCCTGGACGCCACCACGGGCCTGATCGTGATCGGCGCGTTCCTGGCGATCGTGCTGCTCGTGGCGTTCCTGCTGCCCGACAAACGCGAGCCGCACGACCCGAACGCCGTGCCGGTCACCGGCGGCGGCTTCCCCGTGCCGCCGCTGGACCTCCAGGTGCCCAAGGCGCCGCCGCGGCGGAAGGTCCAGGTGGCCGACCTGCCCAGGGAGCACGCGGCGGTCGCCGCGGCCGCTCCGGACGCAGCACCCCAGCAGTCCGCCCCGGCGGGAAAGGAGGCCGGCGATGGGCGTCTTTGA
- a CDS encoding NADH-quinone oxidoreductase subunit J: protein MTPSLLLLQQPDAVERVVDTVTTGEAVAFWVLGPLALAGALGMLFARNAVHSALWLVLTMLSLGVLYMVQQAPFLGFVQIIVYTGAIMMLFLFVLMMVGRDSSDSVVEVLRGQRLAAAVLGVGFAALVVSSLARALTDVDAVGLVEENTQNGGNVANIGQALFTDYLFPFELTSALLITAAVGAMVLAFSSRTGKDAKKSQRELVEERFRGPRPGSLPGPGVFATANSVATPALLPDGSVSTESLSELVETTARERLDDDVAEVSGTGPQPDARALKGEPS, encoded by the coding sequence GTGACCCCCTCGCTGCTGCTGCTCCAGCAGCCCGACGCGGTCGAGCGGGTGGTGGACACCGTCACCACCGGCGAGGCGGTCGCGTTCTGGGTGCTGGGCCCGCTCGCCCTCGCGGGCGCGCTGGGCATGCTCTTCGCGCGCAACGCCGTGCACTCGGCGCTGTGGCTGGTGCTGACCATGCTCAGCCTCGGCGTGCTCTACATGGTCCAGCAGGCGCCGTTCCTCGGCTTCGTGCAGATCATCGTCTACACCGGCGCGATCATGATGCTGTTCCTGTTCGTGCTGATGATGGTCGGCCGGGACAGCTCGGACTCGGTGGTCGAGGTGCTGCGCGGCCAGCGGCTGGCCGCGGCCGTGCTCGGCGTCGGCTTCGCCGCCCTGGTGGTCAGCTCCCTGGCCCGCGCGCTGACCGACGTGGACGCGGTCGGCCTGGTCGAGGAGAACACCCAGAACGGCGGCAACGTGGCCAACATCGGCCAGGCGCTGTTCACCGACTACCTGTTCCCGTTCGAGCTGACCTCCGCGCTGCTGATCACCGCGGCGGTCGGCGCGATGGTGCTGGCCTTCTCCTCGCGCACCGGCAAGGACGCCAAGAAGTCCCAGCGCGAGCTGGTCGAGGAGCGCTTCCGCGGTCCGCGCCCCGGCTCGCTGCCCGGTCCCGGCGTGTTCGCCACCGCCAACTCGGTGGCCACGCCCGCCCTGCTGCCGGACGGCTCGGTGTCCACCGAGTCGCTGTCCGAGCTGGTGGAGACGACCGCCCGGGAACGCCTCGACGACGACGTCGCGGAGGTGTCCGGCACCGGGCCCCAGCCCGACGCCCGCGCGCTCAAGGGAGAGCCGTCGTGA
- a CDS encoding NADH-quinone oxidoreductase subunit G yields MTIAPDKSTELVVPEGHVKLVIDGQEVVAPKGELLIRTAERLGTVIPRFCDHPLLEPAGACRQCLVEVEMGGRPMPKPQASCTMTVADGMVVKTQLSSPVADKAQQGVMELLLINHPLDCPICDKGGECPLQNQAMAHGRADSRFHEHKRTFPKPLPISTQVLLDRERCVLCQRCTRFSAQIAGDPFIELLERGAQQQIGVAEQKPFQSYFSGNTIQICPVGALTSAAYRFRARPFDLVSTPGVCEHCASGCATRSDWRRGTVQRRLAGDDPEVNEEWTCDKGRFAFRYTTADDRIRRPLVRDAATGELRESSWTEALQAAAAGLAAARDGRGAAVLAGGRLTVEDAYAYSKFARVALRTNDVDFRARPHSGEELEFLTGVVLGTAPDDGVTYAAIEAAPAALLVAFEPEEESPIVFLRLRKASRKNRTKVFHLGQYTTPAVEKTNGVLLACVPGQEPSALNALPEHAADVVEDLSRPGAVILVGERAAEVPGLFSAVAALAERTGARVAWVPRRAGERGALEAGLLPTLLPGRRLVGDPAARAEVEAAWGLGAGSLPAVAGRDTAGILDAAASGGLDALVVGGVDPFDLPDPELARRALEAVGFVVSLELRHSAVTALADVVLPVAPAVEKSGTYLNWEGRPRAFRTTLEGTGALSDGRVLDTLAVEMDADLFTQTPASAAADLARLGTAVVSASAPTAPAPLLTQPKDGQAILATWRQLLDNGSLQEGEPHLAGTARPVVARMSAATAAHLGVEPGAEVTVSTDRGSVTLPAETADLPDGVVWVPGNSGAVSVRRDLVAGHGAVVAVSTGGKA; encoded by the coding sequence ATGACGATCGCCCCTGACAAGAGCACCGAGCTGGTCGTGCCCGAGGGGCACGTCAAGCTCGTCATCGACGGCCAGGAGGTCGTCGCGCCGAAGGGCGAGCTGCTGATCCGCACGGCCGAGCGGCTGGGCACGGTCATCCCGCGCTTCTGCGACCACCCGCTGCTGGAGCCCGCGGGCGCCTGCCGGCAGTGCCTGGTCGAGGTGGAGATGGGCGGCCGGCCGATGCCGAAGCCGCAGGCTTCCTGCACCATGACCGTCGCCGACGGCATGGTGGTCAAGACGCAGCTGTCCTCGCCGGTGGCGGACAAGGCGCAGCAGGGCGTGATGGAGCTGCTGCTCATCAACCACCCGCTGGACTGCCCGATCTGCGACAAGGGCGGCGAGTGCCCGCTGCAGAACCAGGCCATGGCCCACGGCCGGGCGGACTCCCGCTTCCACGAGCACAAGCGGACCTTCCCCAAGCCGCTGCCGATCTCCACGCAGGTGCTGCTGGACCGGGAGCGGTGCGTGCTGTGCCAGCGGTGCACGCGGTTCTCCGCGCAGATCGCGGGCGACCCGTTCATCGAGCTGCTGGAGCGCGGCGCGCAGCAGCAGATCGGCGTGGCCGAGCAGAAGCCGTTCCAGAGCTACTTCTCCGGCAACACCATCCAGATCTGCCCGGTGGGCGCGCTGACCAGCGCCGCATACCGGTTCCGGGCCCGCCCGTTCGACCTGGTGTCCACGCCCGGCGTGTGCGAGCACTGCGCCTCGGGCTGCGCCACCCGCTCGGACTGGCGGCGCGGCACCGTGCAGCGGCGGCTGGCGGGCGACGACCCGGAGGTCAACGAGGAGTGGACCTGCGACAAGGGCCGCTTCGCGTTCCGCTACACCACCGCCGACGACCGCATCCGCCGCCCGCTGGTGCGCGACGCCGCGACCGGTGAGCTGCGCGAGTCGTCCTGGACCGAGGCCCTCCAGGCCGCCGCGGCCGGCCTGGCCGCGGCCCGCGACGGCAGGGGCGCCGCGGTGCTGGCCGGCGGCCGGCTGACCGTCGAGGACGCCTACGCGTACTCGAAGTTCGCCCGGGTCGCGCTGCGCACCAACGACGTGGACTTCCGCGCCCGCCCGCACTCGGGCGAGGAGCTGGAGTTCCTGACCGGCGTGGTGCTGGGCACCGCCCCGGACGACGGCGTCACCTACGCGGCGATCGAGGCCGCGCCGGCCGCGCTGCTGGTGGCGTTCGAGCCGGAGGAGGAGTCGCCGATCGTCTTCCTGCGGCTGCGCAAGGCCAGCCGCAAGAACCGGACCAAGGTCTTCCACCTGGGCCAGTACACGACCCCGGCGGTGGAGAAGACCAACGGCGTGCTGCTGGCCTGCGTGCCCGGCCAGGAGCCGTCGGCGCTCAACGCGCTGCCCGAGCACGCGGCCGACGTGGTCGAGGACCTGTCGAGGCCGGGCGCGGTGATCCTGGTCGGCGAGCGCGCCGCCGAGGTGCCGGGCCTGTTCTCGGCGGTCGCGGCGCTGGCCGAGCGGACCGGCGCCCGGGTGGCCTGGGTGCCGCGGCGCGCCGGCGAGCGCGGCGCCCTGGAGGCGGGCCTGCTGCCGACGCTGCTGCCCGGCCGTCGCCTGGTCGGCGACCCGGCGGCCCGCGCCGAGGTCGAGGCGGCCTGGGGCCTGGGCGCGGGCTCGCTGCCCGCCGTGGCCGGCCGCGACACCGCGGGCATCCTGGACGCCGCCGCGAGCGGTGGGCTGGACGCGCTGGTGGTGGGCGGTGTCGACCCGTTCGACCTGCCGGACCCGGAGCTGGCGCGGCGCGCGCTGGAGGCCGTCGGGTTCGTGGTCAGCCTGGAGCTGCGGCACAGCGCGGTCACCGCGCTCGCCGACGTGGTGCTCCCGGTGGCCCCGGCGGTGGAGAAGTCGGGCACCTACCTCAACTGGGAGGGCCGCCCCCGCGCGTTCCGGACCACGCTGGAGGGCACCGGCGCGCTGTCGGACGGCCGGGTGCTCGACACGCTGGCCGTGGAGATGGACGCGGACCTGTTCACCCAGACCCCGGCGTCGGCCGCGGCGGACCTCGCCCGGCTGGGCACGGCGGTGGTGAGCGCCTCGGCGCCGACCGCCCCCGCGCCGCTGCTGACCCAGCCGAAGGACGGCCAGGCGATCCTGGCGACCTGGCGGCAGCTGCTGGACAACGGCTCGCTGCAGGAGGGCGAGCCGCACCTGGCGGGCACCGCGCGGCCGGTGGTGGCCAGGATGTCCGCCGCGACCGCGGCGCACCTGGGCGTCGAGCCGGGCGCCGAGGTGACCGTGTCCACCGACCGCGGTTCGGTCACGCTGCCCGCCGAGACCGCGGACCTGCCCGACGGCGTCGTGTGGGTGCCCGGCAACTCGGGCGCGGTGAGCGTGCGGCGCGACCTGGTCGCCGGCCACGGCGCCGTGGTGGCGGTTTCAACCGGAGGCAAGGCATGA
- a CDS encoding NADH-quinone oxidoreductase subunit M, translated as MSWVLIALLLLPLVGSLVVAFLRGNDGLAKSVALAVSLVELALAVLAWTAYDPGGERLQLTSSADWIPALGVHLSFGVDGIALVMIALIAILVPVVIGGSWADRLPEGRSAGGFLALLLAMQTGMVGVFAATDVFLFYVFFEAVLVPMYFLIGRFGGPNRQYAAMKFFLYSLFGGLIMLASVIGLYVVSREEIGQGTFDWETLVTVTRDAPLSTQIWLFLGFFVAFAIKAPLVPLHTWLPDAGAEAPVGAGVLLVGVLDKIGTFGFLRYCLPLFPAASRELAPLVLVLAVVGIVYGSLLAVGQSDMKRFVAYTSIAHFGFIALGIFAFSSQAGAGAVLYMVNHGISTGMLFLVVGMVMARGGSRLIEDYGGMAKLTPVLGGLFFLAGLSSLALPGTNSFVSEFLVLIGSYPNQPVYTVVAAVGMVLAALYVLWLYQRVFQGPVRGSALVDLVGGPGAAVDPERASVPDLNKRELAVLAPLVALILVLGFYPKPVLDVITPSVGATLSEVGVADPVAQEGK; from the coding sequence GTGAGCTGGGTGCTGATCGCGCTGCTCCTGCTGCCCCTGGTGGGCAGCCTGGTGGTGGCGTTCCTGCGGGGCAACGACGGCCTGGCCAAGTCGGTCGCGCTGGCGGTGTCGCTGGTCGAGCTGGCCCTCGCCGTGCTGGCGTGGACCGCCTACGACCCCGGCGGCGAGCGGTTGCAGCTGACCAGCTCGGCGGACTGGATCCCGGCGCTGGGCGTGCACCTGTCGTTCGGCGTGGACGGCATCGCGCTGGTGATGATCGCGCTGATCGCGATCCTGGTGCCCGTGGTGATCGGCGGCTCGTGGGCCGACCGGCTGCCCGAGGGCCGCAGCGCGGGCGGGTTCCTGGCGCTGCTGCTGGCCATGCAGACCGGCATGGTCGGCGTGTTCGCCGCCACCGACGTGTTCCTGTTCTACGTGTTCTTCGAGGCCGTGCTGGTCCCGATGTACTTCCTGATCGGCCGCTTCGGCGGGCCGAACCGGCAGTACGCGGCCATGAAGTTCTTCCTGTACTCGCTGTTCGGCGGCCTGATCATGCTGGCCTCGGTGATCGGCCTGTACGTGGTGAGCCGGGAGGAGATCGGCCAGGGCACGTTCGACTGGGAGACCCTGGTCACCGTCACCCGGGACGCGCCGCTGTCCACGCAGATCTGGCTGTTCCTCGGCTTCTTCGTGGCCTTCGCCATCAAGGCGCCGCTGGTGCCGCTGCACACGTGGCTGCCCGACGCCGGTGCCGAGGCGCCGGTGGGCGCGGGCGTGCTGCTGGTCGGCGTGCTGGACAAGATCGGCACGTTCGGCTTCCTGCGCTACTGCCTGCCGCTGTTCCCGGCGGCGAGCCGGGAGCTCGCGCCGCTGGTGCTCGTGCTCGCGGTCGTGGGCATCGTCTACGGCTCGCTGCTGGCCGTGGGCCAGTCCGACATGAAGCGGTTCGTGGCCTACACCTCGATCGCGCACTTCGGCTTCATCGCGCTGGGCATCTTCGCGTTCAGCTCGCAGGCCGGCGCGGGCGCGGTGCTCTACATGGTCAACCACGGCATCTCCACCGGCATGCTGTTCCTGGTCGTCGGCATGGTGATGGCCCGCGGCGGGTCGCGCCTGATCGAGGACTACGGCGGCATGGCCAAGCTGACCCCGGTGCTGGGCGGGCTGTTCTTCCTGGCGGGCCTGTCGTCGCTGGCGCTGCCGGGCACCAACTCGTTCGTCAGCGAGTTCCTGGTGCTCATCGGCTCCTACCCGAACCAGCCGGTCTACACGGTCGTCGCCGCGGTCGGCATGGTCCTCGCCGCCCTGTACGTGCTGTGGCTCTACCAGCGGGTCTTCCAGGGCCCGGTGCGCGGCAGCGCGCTGGTGGACCTGGTGGGCGGCCCCGGCGCGGCGGTCGACCCCGAGCGCGCGTCCGTGCCCGACCTGAACAAGCGCGAGCTGGCCGTGCTCGCCCCGCTCGTGGCGCTGATCTTGGTGCTGGGCTTCTACCCGAAGCCGGTGTTGGACGTGATCACCCCGTCCGTCGGGGCGACGCTCAGCGAGGTCGGGGTGGCCGACCCGGTCGCGCAGGAAGGCAAGTGA